A single genomic interval of Bradyrhizobium japonicum USDA 6 harbors:
- a CDS encoding sensor domain-containing protein has translation MAEKNWHVGSTLPIAVQAVVCLGSAVAPARAFALSDSFAPPSYLGKLDPNMVWEALIGGVVVCAFLAAIALWIHSSLRRTRRLQLRRNAFVSSAMNNLNQGVVMTDAQRRIMFCNDRYLDIYGLTRSDLWTGMTGYDILELRRQRGVLAVSDDDFYEKAASPNGLITELPDGRAILVKYFVLPNGGSVATHLDVSDQRKLSRQLASTKQFLETVLDHVPACVAAKNIEDGRYIFANSAYERFWGFSRDHAVGKNARELFAPISAASIEAADKAALNSPDGQFRNEFEVDRAGERRMVASIRIVVRDESNKPEFLMLVFEDITDRRSLSQELESTKKFLELVVDNIPVALIVEQVKDGRYLLANRSAETILNRRREEATGLTASDIFNPKEAKLIIARDEAAIKKRGMITEEHPISTKDGLRLFLTRRATVLSDAGEPQYLIKTHEDVTDRRQTESRMAHMAYHDGLTDLPNRAAFLQALTQMIEACEGTSEEFAVLCVDLDGLKEVNDVFGHALGDKLLIEVAQRLQDSARGGVVARLSGDEFGLIIDGKQPEAGLALAQQIGEAVAQEFQIDGRAVRAGATTGMSIFPHNGADGAALLANAGAALFRAKQKSRGTISLYQPEMDQQIRDRRVLHQDLSMAIKNGELALAFQPQGVAGHSVVDSEIIGFEALARWQHPVRGQVSPAEFIPIAEESGLIVEMGEWILREACREAASWPKPLQVAVNLSPAQFMHGDVVGLVHSILIETGLAPGRLELEITEGVLIEDFDRGLALLRRLKALGVRISMDDFGSGYSSLSYLQAFPFDKIKIDRAFIINLGRNPQSAAIVRAVIDLGHGLEMSIIAEGVETLDQLAFLAKEGCDGVQGYLLGKPLPIGKYAGLVGRAETMELALKTG, from the coding sequence ATGGCTGAGAAGAACTGGCACGTGGGCAGCACGCTACCGATTGCTGTGCAGGCCGTCGTGTGCCTGGGCAGCGCGGTCGCGCCTGCGCGCGCCTTTGCGCTTTCGGACAGCTTCGCGCCGCCGAGCTATCTCGGCAAGCTCGATCCCAACATGGTCTGGGAAGCGCTGATCGGCGGCGTTGTCGTCTGTGCGTTCCTGGCCGCCATCGCGCTGTGGATCCATTCCTCGCTGCGCCGCACCAGGCGCTTGCAGCTGCGGCGCAACGCCTTCGTCTCCTCCGCCATGAACAATCTCAACCAGGGCGTGGTGATGACGGATGCGCAACGACGCATCATGTTCTGCAACGACCGCTATCTCGACATCTACGGCCTGACGCGTTCGGATCTGTGGACCGGCATGACCGGCTACGACATCCTCGAGCTGCGTCGGCAGCGCGGGGTCCTCGCCGTCTCCGACGACGATTTCTACGAGAAGGCGGCGAGCCCCAACGGCCTGATCACCGAACTGCCCGATGGCCGCGCCATCCTGGTGAAATATTTCGTGTTGCCGAACGGCGGCTCGGTCGCGACGCATCTGGACGTCAGCGATCAGCGCAAGCTGTCACGGCAGCTCGCCTCCACCAAGCAATTCCTGGAAACCGTGCTGGACCACGTGCCGGCCTGCGTCGCCGCCAAGAACATCGAGGACGGTCGTTACATCTTCGCCAACAGCGCCTATGAACGGTTCTGGGGGTTCTCGCGCGACCACGCCGTCGGCAAGAATGCGCGTGAGCTGTTCGCGCCCATCTCGGCGGCCAGCATCGAGGCGGCCGACAAGGCGGCACTGAATTCGCCGGACGGCCAGTTCCGCAATGAATTCGAGGTCGACCGCGCCGGTGAACGGCGCATGGTGGCCTCGATCCGGATCGTGGTCCGCGACGAGAGCAACAAGCCCGAATTCCTGATGCTCGTGTTCGAGGATATCACCGACCGCCGCTCGCTGTCGCAGGAGCTGGAGAGCACGAAGAAGTTCCTGGAGCTCGTGGTCGACAACATTCCGGTGGCGCTGATCGTGGAGCAGGTCAAGGACGGCCGCTACCTGCTCGCCAATCGCAGCGCCGAGACGATCCTCAACCGCCGGCGCGAGGAAGCCACGGGCCTGACCGCCTCCGACATCTTCAATCCCAAGGAAGCCAAGCTGATCATCGCGCGCGACGAGGCCGCGATCAAGAAGCGCGGGATGATCACCGAGGAGCACCCGATCTCCACCAAGGACGGCCTGCGGCTGTTCCTGACTCGGCGGGCGACCGTGCTCAGCGATGCCGGCGAGCCGCAATATCTGATCAAGACCCACGAAGACGTTACCGACCGCCGGCAGACCGAGTCGCGCATGGCGCACATGGCCTATCACGACGGCCTCACCGATCTGCCGAACCGCGCCGCCTTCCTTCAGGCGCTGACCCAGATGATCGAGGCCTGCGAAGGCACCAGCGAGGAGTTCGCCGTGCTCTGCGTCGACCTCGACGGCCTCAAGGAGGTCAACGACGTCTTCGGTCATGCGCTCGGCGACAAGCTCTTGATCGAGGTGGCCCAGCGGCTCCAGGATTCCGCGCGCGGCGGCGTGGTGGCGCGTCTGTCCGGCGACGAGTTCGGCCTGATCATCGACGGCAAGCAGCCGGAGGCGGGCCTTGCGCTGGCACAGCAGATCGGCGAGGCCGTTGCCCAGGAGTTCCAGATCGACGGCCGGGCGGTCCGCGCCGGCGCCACCACCGGCATGTCGATCTTCCCCCATAATGGTGCCGACGGCGCGGCGCTGCTCGCCAATGCCGGCGCGGCGCTGTTCCGCGCCAAGCAGAAGTCGCGCGGCACGATCAGCCTTTACCAGCCGGAGATGGACCAGCAGATCCGCGACCGCCGCGTGCTGCATCAGGACCTGTCGATGGCGATCAAGAACGGCGAGCTCGCGCTCGCCTTCCAGCCGCAGGGCGTCGCGGGCCACAGCGTCGTCGACAGCGAGATCATCGGTTTCGAGGCCTTAGCGCGCTGGCAGCATCCGGTGCGCGGCCAGGTCTCCCCGGCCGAATTCATCCCGATCGCCGAAGAGAGCGGCCTGATCGTCGAGATGGGCGAGTGGATCCTGCGCGAGGCCTGCCGCGAGGCGGCGTCCTGGCCGAAGCCGCTCCAGGTCGCGGTCAACCTGTCGCCGGCGCAGTTCATGCACGGCGACGTGGTCGGGCTGGTCCATTCGATCCTGATCGAGACGGGCCTCGCACCCGGCCGGCTCGAGCTGGAAATTACCGAGGGCGTGCTGATCGAGGACTTTGATCGCGGCCTCGCCCTGTTGCGCCGGCTGAAGGCGCTCGGCGTGCGCATCTCCATGGACGATTTCGGCAGCGGCTATTCCTCGCTGAGCTATCTCCAGGCCTTCCCGTTCGACAAGATCAAGATCGATCGTGCCTTCATCATCAATCTCGGCCGCAATCCGCAATCGGCGGCCATCGTGCGCGCCGTGATCGATCTCGGCCACGGCCTCGAAATGTCGATCATCGCCGAGGGCGTCGAGACCCTCGATCAGCTCGCCTTCCTTGCCAAGGAGGGCTGCGACGGCGTGCAGGGCTACCTGCTCGGCAAGCCGCTGCCGATCGGCAAATATGCCGGCCTCGTCGGCCGCGCCGAGACCATGGAGCTTGCGCTCAAGACCGGCTAG
- a CDS encoding glycerol-3-phosphate dehydrogenase: MADYDLAIIGGGLNGVSLARDAAGRGLRVILLEQGDLGGAASSATPRLIHGDLSVLERRGFWRVHRALAERRTWLAIAPHLVRPMRFVIPAHSEERPPWLLRAGLYLYDSLTGRSGLPAATTLDITHHPVGNALKRPFGTAFEYSDCVVDDSRLVVLTALDAAERGAAVRTGARCVRADRTDTWRLAVVDRGHRRAITARALANATGGWTSIVAETVLRQPQPAMAAMQMSQIIVPRLFESDNVYVFQNSDGRLIFASPFERDFTLIGTVTRDFTGDPAIVAMPGADVSYLCEAASRYFRERVAPTDVVRAVSGVNLTLASVRRRDGTTLFHARRRKAPLITMFGGDVTTSRLRAERAVTKLTPFYPMSPPWTAGAALPGGDFAWDRFDTEVARDRWRFLSEPQAQRLVAAYGSRLPAVLGEAKTRDELGPAFGPELTGAEVRYLMTREWARFPEDILWRRSKLGLTMPAADRDALAVFMANVM, from the coding sequence ATGGCGGATTACGACCTTGCGATCATCGGCGGCGGCCTGAACGGTGTCAGCCTCGCCCGCGATGCGGCCGGCCGCGGCCTGCGGGTCATTCTGCTGGAGCAGGGCGATCTCGGCGGCGCGGCGTCATCCGCGACGCCGCGGCTGATCCATGGCGATCTGTCGGTGCTGGAACGCCGCGGTTTTTGGCGGGTGCACCGGGCTTTGGCCGAGCGCCGGACCTGGCTTGCCATCGCGCCGCATCTGGTCCGGCCGATGCGCTTCGTGATCCCGGCCCATTCCGAGGAGCGTCCACCCTGGCTGCTGCGCGCCGGCTTGTACCTCTATGACAGCCTCACCGGTCGGAGCGGCCTGCCCGCCGCGACGACCCTCGACATCACGCATCATCCGGTTGGCAACGCGCTGAAGCGTCCATTCGGCACGGCTTTCGAATATTCGGACTGCGTCGTCGATGATTCCCGCCTCGTGGTGCTGACGGCGCTGGATGCCGCCGAGCGCGGCGCTGCGGTCCGGACCGGGGCGCGCTGTGTCCGCGCCGATCGAACCGACACATGGCGCCTCGCGGTGGTCGATCGTGGCCATCGCCGCGCGATCACGGCCCGGGCGCTGGCCAATGCCACCGGCGGCTGGACGTCGATCGTCGCAGAGACCGTGCTGCGCCAGCCGCAGCCCGCCATGGCGGCCATGCAGATGAGCCAGATCATCGTGCCACGGCTGTTCGAGTCCGATAACGTCTACGTCTTCCAGAACAGCGATGGGCGGCTGATCTTCGCGAGCCCCTTTGAACGCGATTTCACGCTGATCGGCACCGTCACTCGTGACTTCACCGGTGATCCCGCGATCGTGGCGATGCCTGGGGCCGACGTCAGCTATCTCTGCGAGGCCGCCAGCCGCTATTTCCGCGAGCGCGTCGCGCCCACCGACGTGGTGCGCGCGGTCTCCGGCGTCAACCTGACGCTAGCGTCCGTGCGGCGGCGTGACGGGACGACGCTGTTCCACGCGCGCCGGCGCAAAGCGCCGCTGATCACGATGTTCGGCGGCGACGTCACCACCTCGCGCCTGCGCGCCGAGCGGGCGGTGACGAAGCTGACGCCGTTCTATCCGATGTCGCCGCCCTGGACGGCCGGCGCCGCGCTGCCCGGCGGAGACTTTGCCTGGGATCGTTTCGACACCGAGGTCGCCCGCGACCGCTGGCGCTTTCTGTCGGAGCCGCAGGCCCAGCGTCTGGTTGCGGCCTACGGCTCACGCTTGCCGGCGGTGCTCGGCGAGGCGAAGACCCGCGACGAACTCGGCCCCGCCTTCGGCCCCGAACTGACCGGCGCCGAAGTGCGCTATCTGATGACCCGGGAATGGGCCCGCTTTCCCGAGGATATTCTGTGGCGGCGTTCCAAGCTCGGCCTGACGATGCCCGCGGCGGACCGTGACGCGCTGGCCGTGTTCATGGCGAATGTGATGTGA
- a CDS encoding ABC transporter ATP-binding protein — MTDELPRTDAAANAAGGDALPAAGQPLLRIEGVAKTFGTFRAVDGVSLDIKAGEFFALLGPSGCGKTTLLRMLAGFEAPDEGRILLGGRDIAQALPHERPINMMFQNYALFPHLSVRDNIAFGLKRAGMARADIATRVAEMVALVKLEGLEKRKPDQLSGGQRQRVALARALARRPQLLLLDEPLAALDKKLRESTQGELMELQRRLGMTFIIVTHDQEEAMTMASRIGVMKAGKLAQVASPRELYEAPRSRWIAEFVGDINLFDGESKLRDGHRLIIGTRDAGALVVAEPREGVGAGKLSVAIRPEKVKLSRRGPVSEAGRETAINSLDGVVTDICYLGGTTTYKVKLDAGGILQASVPNSARLDVDAYSLNQHVVAWFTPDDCVVLQS; from the coding sequence ATGACGGACGAATTGCCCAGAACAGACGCCGCGGCCAATGCGGCTGGCGGAGATGCGCTTCCTGCGGCGGGGCAGCCGCTGCTGCGCATCGAGGGCGTCGCCAAGACGTTCGGGACGTTCCGGGCCGTCGACGGCGTGTCGCTCGACATCAAGGCCGGCGAGTTCTTTGCGCTGCTCGGGCCGAGCGGCTGCGGCAAGACCACGCTGCTGCGCATGCTCGCCGGGTTCGAGGCGCCGGACGAGGGGCGCATCCTGCTCGGCGGCCGGGACATCGCGCAGGCGCTGCCGCACGAGCGGCCGATCAACATGATGTTCCAGAACTACGCGCTGTTTCCGCATCTCTCCGTGCGCGACAACATCGCCTTCGGCCTGAAGCGGGCCGGCATGGCGCGCGCCGACATCGCCACGCGCGTGGCGGAAATGGTTGCGCTGGTGAAGCTCGAGGGGCTGGAGAAGCGAAAGCCCGACCAGCTCTCCGGCGGTCAGCGCCAGCGTGTGGCGCTGGCGCGTGCATTGGCGCGCCGGCCGCAGCTTCTCCTGCTCGACGAGCCCCTCGCGGCGCTCGACAAGAAGCTGCGCGAGAGCACGCAGGGCGAGCTGATGGAGCTGCAGCGCCGGCTCGGCATGACCTTCATCATCGTCACCCACGACCAGGAGGAGGCCATGACCATGGCCAGCCGGATCGGCGTGATGAAGGCTGGGAAGCTCGCCCAGGTCGCGAGCCCCCGCGAGCTCTATGAAGCGCCGCGCTCGCGCTGGATCGCGGAGTTCGTCGGCGACATCAATCTGTTCGACGGCGAGTCCAAATTGCGCGACGGCCATCGTCTGATCATCGGCACGCGTGATGCGGGTGCGCTGGTGGTGGCCGAGCCGCGCGAAGGCGTCGGCGCGGGAAAACTGTCGGTCGCGATCCGCCCCGAGAAGGTCAAGCTGTCGCGCCGCGGCCCGGTCAGCGAGGCCGGTCGTGAGACGGCGATCAACAGCCTGGACGGCGTGGTCACCGACATCTGCTATCTCGGCGGCACCACCACCTACAAGGTGAAGCTCGATGCCGGCGGAATCCTGCAGGCGTCGGTCCCCAACAGCGCGCGCCTCGACGTCGACGCCTACAGCCTGAACCAGCATGTCGTCGCCTGGTTCACGCCCGACGACTGCGTGGTGCTGCAATCATGA
- a CDS encoding ABC transporter permease, with product MSSRRIFARPARFAAIAPYVWMLLFFLVPFGFVLKISLSQTAIAQPPYEPVFDLMAGWETLKAAFAALSIDNFKLLASDDIYVFAYVRSLTVAVTATALLLVIGYPIAYGMARLPKRWQAVAMVLVIVPFWTSFLIRIYAWINILQHDGLLNQILLALHLVSQPVVWLSTDSAMYIGIVYSYLPFMILPLYATLAKMEPVLEEAASDLGAPPWQVFWLVTFPLSLPGVGAGVLLCFIPIVGEFVIPDLLAGSNSLMIGQTLWLEFFTNKDWPVASAAAIVLLVVLLVPLLLYERLQKRQLEQGR from the coding sequence ATGAGCTCGCGCCGCATCTTCGCAAGACCCGCGCGCTTTGCCGCGATCGCGCCCTATGTCTGGATGCTGCTGTTCTTCCTGGTGCCGTTCGGCTTCGTGCTCAAGATCAGCCTGTCGCAGACGGCGATCGCGCAGCCGCCCTACGAGCCGGTGTTCGACCTGATGGCGGGATGGGAGACGCTCAAGGCGGCGTTCGCCGCGCTGTCGATCGACAATTTCAAGCTGCTCGCCTCAGACGACATCTACGTGTTCGCCTATGTGCGCAGCCTCACCGTCGCCGTGACCGCGACTGCGCTGTTGCTCGTGATCGGCTATCCCATCGCCTATGGCATGGCGCGGTTGCCGAAGCGCTGGCAGGCGGTGGCGATGGTGCTGGTGATCGTGCCGTTCTGGACCTCGTTCCTGATCCGCATCTACGCCTGGATCAACATCCTCCAGCACGACGGCCTGCTGAACCAGATCCTGCTCGCGCTGCATCTGGTCAGCCAGCCCGTGGTGTGGCTCTCGACCGACAGTGCGATGTATATCGGCATCGTCTATTCCTATCTGCCGTTCATGATCCTGCCGCTCTACGCCACGCTCGCGAAAATGGAGCCGGTGCTGGAGGAGGCGGCCTCTGATCTCGGCGCGCCGCCCTGGCAGGTGTTCTGGCTCGTGACCTTTCCGCTGTCGCTGCCCGGCGTCGGGGCGGGCGTGCTGCTGTGCTTCATCCCCATCGTGGGCGAGTTCGTGATCCCGGACCTTCTGGCCGGCTCCAATTCGCTGATGATCGGCCAGACCCTGTGGCTCGAATTCTTCACCAACAAGGACTGGCCGGTGGCCTCCGCGGCGGCGATCGTGCTGCTGGTGGTGCTGCTGGTGCCGCTGCTGCTGTACGAGCGGCTGCAGAAGCGGCAGCTCGAACAGGGGCGCTGA
- a CDS encoding ABC transporter permease, protein MRKVSRLSRFNIASLALGLAFLYLPILILVIYSFNASRLVTVWGGWSLRWYREFFNDRAMIEAAWMSLRVAVSSATIATLLGTLAAVTLSRGERFRGRTLFSGMLYAPLVMPEVITGLSLLLLFVALNAERGFWTVTIAHTTLTMCFVAVVVQSRLGSLDRSLEEAAMDLGCNPVRAFVAVTLPLIAPAIVAGWMLAFTLSLDDLVIASFTTGPGSATLPIRIYSEVRLGVKPEINAICTLVIALIAVVIVIASLASKLSSSQGESAAPL, encoded by the coding sequence ATGCGCAAGGTCTCCCGCCTGTCCCGCTTCAACATCGCCTCGCTCGCATTGGGTCTGGCATTCCTCTATCTGCCGATCCTCATCCTCGTCATCTACTCCTTCAATGCCTCGCGGCTGGTGACGGTGTGGGGCGGCTGGTCGCTGCGCTGGTACCGCGAGTTCTTCAACGACCGCGCCATGATCGAGGCGGCCTGGATGAGCCTGCGGGTCGCGGTCTCCTCCGCGACCATCGCCACGCTGCTCGGCACGCTCGCAGCCGTTACGCTGTCGCGCGGCGAGCGGTTTCGCGGCCGCACGCTGTTCTCGGGCATGCTCTACGCGCCGCTGGTGATGCCGGAGGTGATCACCGGATTGTCGCTACTGCTGCTGTTCGTCGCGCTCAACGCCGAGCGCGGCTTCTGGACGGTGACGATCGCGCATACCACGCTGACGATGTGCTTCGTCGCGGTGGTCGTGCAGTCCCGCCTCGGCTCGCTCGACCGTTCGCTGGAGGAGGCGGCGATGGACCTCGGCTGCAACCCGGTTCGCGCGTTCGTCGCCGTGACGCTGCCGCTGATCGCGCCCGCGATCGTGGCGGGCTGGATGCTGGCCTTCACGCTGTCGCTCGACGATCTCGTGATCGCGAGTTTCACCACCGGCCCCGGCTCGGCGACGCTGCCGATCCGGATCTACTCGGAGGTGCGGCTTGGCGTGAAGCCCGAGATCAACGCGATCTGCACGCTGGTGATCGCCCTGATCGCGGTGGTCATCGTCATCGCCTCGCTTGCCTCGAAACTCTCGAGCTCGCAGGGCGAGAGCGCGGCGCCGCTGTAG
- a CDS encoding carbohydrate ABC transporter permease produces the protein MKLPGVSEFSWRDVATEARLLLIGIPVFLWTMIPIYHMFLFAISPKEDAFSGKLWPDHPTLHNFEIVFKQQHYFLRDFYIQFWNSTVIAVSVGVLTLFIATAAAFSISRLKVPGGRGVLNLALFTYFIPAAFLAVPMYRTMGNYGLLNNHWSLILAMVTIASPYAIWVLKQASDKLPVELDEAAVMDGATTLQIFRLVYLPLMMPSLVAIGTYAVLLAWNEYLYAFLLLSNDREITLPVALGNFLAADDSPWELLMTTGFIYALPPAAVYYAFRRYMVGGLTAGAVKS, from the coding sequence ATGAAGCTTCCCGGCGTAAGCGAATTTTCCTGGCGCGACGTCGCGACCGAAGCGCGGCTGCTGCTGATCGGAATTCCCGTCTTTCTGTGGACGATGATTCCGATCTACCACATGTTCCTGTTCGCGATCTCCCCGAAGGAGGACGCGTTCTCGGGCAAGCTGTGGCCGGATCATCCGACGCTCCACAACTTCGAGATCGTGTTCAAGCAGCAGCACTACTTCCTGCGCGACTTCTACATCCAGTTCTGGAACTCGACGGTGATCGCGGTCTCCGTCGGCGTGCTGACGCTGTTCATTGCGACCGCGGCTGCGTTCTCGATCTCGCGGCTGAAGGTGCCGGGCGGACGCGGCGTGTTGAACCTCGCGCTCTTCACCTATTTTATTCCGGCCGCGTTCCTCGCCGTGCCGATGTACCGCACCATGGGCAATTACGGCCTGCTCAACAATCACTGGTCGCTGATCCTGGCCATGGTGACGATCGCCAGCCCCTACGCGATCTGGGTGCTCAAGCAGGCCTCCGATAAGCTGCCGGTCGAGCTGGACGAAGCCGCGGTGATGGACGGCGCGACGACGCTCCAGATCTTCCGCCTGGTCTACCTGCCGCTGATGATGCCCTCGCTGGTCGCGATCGGCACCTATGCGGTGCTGCTCGCCTGGAACGAATATCTCTACGCGTTCCTGCTACTGTCCAACGACCGCGAGATCACCCTCCCCGTCGCGCTCGGCAACTTCCTCGCTGCCGACGATTCGCCGTGGGAGCTGTTGATGACCACCGGCTTCATTTACGCGCTGCCGCCGGCCGCGGTCTACTACGCCTTCCGCCGCTACATGGTGGGCGGGCTTACGGCAGGCGCGGTGAAGTCCTAG
- a CDS encoding carbohydrate ABC transporter permease, translating to MSITLSGDQSMPAPPLSSRLTPAQVWGIVLLAPYLLVFLAFVVYPVCYGLWLARAPSNYVALYHDPIFARAAINTLIFLVIGINIKMLIALFLSGFFAQQRTWIKWLSVIFILPWAVPSIPTILSVRFMLNPEWGVINHLIFSFTGDDGPNWLNDPTVALSMAIGVHIWKSLPFWTLILITGRLAIAHDLFEAAEVDGASWWQKFRYITWPSMQTLYVTCTLLSMIWTLGDFNSVYLLTGGGPADLTHVLSTLGIRYLRLDQLSLAMASIVCAMPFVLPLVYFMMKRLSR from the coding sequence ATGTCGATTACGCTCTCTGGCGATCAGTCGATGCCCGCTCCGCCCCTGTCGTCGCGGCTGACCCCGGCGCAGGTCTGGGGCATCGTGCTGCTCGCGCCCTATCTGCTCGTCTTCCTCGCCTTCGTCGTCTATCCCGTCTGCTACGGGTTGTGGCTGGCGCGGGCGCCGTCGAATTATGTCGCGCTGTATCACGATCCGATCTTCGCGCGCGCTGCGATCAACACGCTGATCTTCCTGGTCATCGGCATCAACATCAAGATGCTGATCGCGCTGTTCCTGTCCGGCTTCTTCGCGCAGCAACGCACCTGGATCAAATGGCTCTCGGTGATCTTCATCCTGCCCTGGGCGGTGCCGTCGATCCCGACCATCCTGTCGGTGCGCTTCATGCTCAATCCCGAATGGGGCGTGATCAACCACCTCATCTTCTCCTTCACCGGCGATGACGGCCCGAACTGGCTGAACGACCCGACCGTGGCGCTGAGCATGGCGATCGGCGTTCACATCTGGAAGTCACTGCCGTTCTGGACGCTGATCCTGATCACCGGACGTCTTGCGATCGCGCACGATCTGTTCGAGGCCGCCGAGGTCGATGGCGCGAGCTGGTGGCAGAAATTCCGCTACATCACCTGGCCGTCGATGCAGACGCTCTACGTCACCTGCACGCTGCTCTCGATGATCTGGACGCTCGGCGATTTCAACAGCGTCTATCTGCTCACCGGCGGTGGCCCGGCTGACCTCACGCACGTGCTGTCGACGCTGGGTATCCGCTATCTCCGGCTCGACCAGCTCTCGCTCGCGATGGCCTCCATCGTCTGCGCGATGCCGTTCGTCCTGCCGCTCGTGTACTTTATGATGAAACGGTTGTCGCGATGA
- a CDS encoding ABC transporter substrate-binding protein, which translates to MRSKVIGAVSLAVAAVGLFAATAPAFAQQKTITVWWGKGFYRSEDDALIETIKKFEAKTGIKVELSQYAIQDMIPKTVAALDAGTVPDVAYSDSYDVQAQGKWAYEGKLEDLTDVMEPIKDRFVQNTLDASILYNDVTKKKAYYGFPLKQQSMHVEIWNDMLEKAGFKLSDIPTDWAGYWTFWCDKVQPGIRKATGQRIYGVGQPMGVESTDAFQSFYTFMDAYHVKLVDDDGKLLVDDPKVRENLIGALKDYTDTYIKGCTPPSSTTWKDPDNNVAFHNKTIVMTHNFTISIAAKWFEDSQNQALTQEQRDAGKKAYEQDIVTASFPKAPDGSTIRYRSDVKTGLVFTAAKNKAEAKQFISFLLQEENVRPYIEGALGRWFPVTKESQASPFWQADKHRKAVYAQFTGGTAAFDFTKNWKFTILNNENVWAKAMNRVVSEKVPVDKAVDELIARIKQVAG; encoded by the coding sequence GTGAGATCCAAGGTTATTGGCGCAGTTTCATTGGCGGTCGCTGCGGTTGGGCTTTTTGCGGCCACTGCACCCGCCTTTGCGCAGCAGAAGACGATCACGGTCTGGTGGGGCAAGGGCTTCTATCGGTCCGAAGACGACGCGCTGATCGAGACGATCAAGAAGTTCGAAGCCAAGACCGGCATCAAGGTCGAATTGTCGCAGTACGCGATCCAGGACATGATTCCGAAGACGGTGGCCGCGCTCGATGCCGGCACCGTGCCCGATGTCGCCTATTCCGATTCCTACGACGTGCAGGCGCAGGGCAAATGGGCCTATGAGGGCAAGCTCGAGGACCTCACGGACGTCATGGAGCCGATCAAGGATCGGTTCGTGCAGAACACGCTGGACGCGTCGATCCTCTATAACGACGTCACCAAGAAGAAGGCCTATTACGGCTTCCCGCTGAAGCAGCAGAGCATGCATGTCGAGATCTGGAACGACATGCTGGAGAAGGCCGGCTTCAAGCTGAGCGACATCCCGACCGACTGGGCGGGCTACTGGACGTTCTGGTGCGACAAGGTGCAGCCGGGGATCCGTAAAGCCACCGGCCAGCGCATCTACGGCGTCGGCCAGCCGATGGGCGTTGAATCCACCGACGCCTTCCAGTCGTTCTACACCTTCATGGACGCCTACCACGTCAAGCTGGTCGACGACGACGGCAAGCTCCTGGTCGACGATCCCAAGGTGCGCGAGAACCTGATCGGCGCGCTGAAGGATTACACCGACACCTATATCAAGGGCTGCACGCCGCCCTCTTCCACAACCTGGAAGGACCCCGACAACAACGTCGCCTTCCACAACAAGACCATCGTGATGACCCACAACTTCACGATCTCGATCGCGGCGAAGTGGTTCGAGGACTCGCAGAACCAGGCGCTCACGCAGGAGCAGCGCGACGCCGGCAAGAAGGCCTATGAGCAGGACATCGTGACGGCGTCCTTCCCGAAGGCGCCCGACGGTTCGACCATCCGCTACCGCTCCGACGTCAAGACCGGGCTGGTGTTCACCGCGGCCAAGAACAAGGCCGAGGCCAAGCAGTTCATCAGCTTCCTGCTCCAGGAAGAGAATGTTCGCCCCTATATCGAGGGCGCGCTCGGCCGCTGGTTCCCGGTGACGAAGGAAAGCCAGGCCAGCCCGTTCTGGCAGGCCGACAAGCATCGCAAGGCGGTCTATGCCCAGTTCACCGGCGGCACCGCCGCGTTCGACTTCACCAAGAACTGGAAGTTCACGATCCTCAACAACGAGAACGTCTGGGCCAAGGCGATGAACCGGGTCGTCAGCGAAAAGGTCCCGGTCGACAAGGCCGTCGACGAGCTGATCGCCCGCATCAAGCAGGTTGCAGGCTAA